The Equus caballus isolate H_3958 breed thoroughbred chromosome 22, TB-T2T, whole genome shotgun sequence genome window below encodes:
- the KIAA1755 gene encoding uncharacterized protein KIAA1755 homolog isoform X3 — protein MAPYAHCLFLHEGWPLCLRGKVVLHLAPLSPLSLREGDFYLQVEPREEQAVCITVKRLSSDLRTVDTKPVPVSSYPLIFTPAWLEAINSDFEGSPLRNCLVASEDGIVPVPWTKITCPEFVDDRPQEVDVLSPAWGSLQIEALDLSSPRELHQTTSPGSQVLLARSSAKGKDRMYGNKYPGLIKVEQAGPGEAAFRMDDVASQDLEGDYVALLDFPLQSRGGSPSREVGKCHGCPFGALEEASGSKGMPVSQRMLPLSGASGGPSLEKWACAELSSSEQEPCILDSRKKVNHQATTNNSARQPQEPDCNVLGNPLHCASGLEAGVAEKPAVSKMQGPLGNLENMVQLRPGPKQASSPRLRPAAPAAPAPETKMGEGATQVSGRLPKAVTGPSRNTSSSRSPTPGLKFSFLKGQRQAPEKASLQHDRPWKVLCSLHSPTPPRARCSGKAGTSHTKTSGLATDSGPLTGEKTGFPEASTGPPERGRPPDAEPPGPEPGIGALSVEVLHSGIACLPGGRDKAGRPLLLMSTTQGAWEAPWCTASEVTKLLSYLCTVPRPEEKAKGLAVVIDARSQPPHPGLVSALQATQALPPASIRALLFLGEKEAALQLRALPDIQVEVLTSLKALSHHVAPSQLPAALDGPFPYCHSQWVQLFQRLDPFLAGLRRASSLLQASIKEFERRDPPGGVQEASRCLSRSKELMEAVLRDPGLLGLQREGGATLARLQQEASKLDFHPDVRSHLAEATALYSLMDEQLHVLVTASNHLLGRLELRVRLGRLEAAILQVSNWMEQEGSRCLRALTPRDGSLETVEQAHAAFEDFFLQAAAQYRRGLELSKQAAQLGAAGGAGEAGGAELPELAAFAATQRAFQAKLTHFYMAAERQRTDLETQLHLHHFCKRMTWFHRDCQDLMTQLRLGKAQRTSPGDQRRLHRYLQRLASEFPEEKLTAMGLQVASLSREGLGQDLWEEAWVRHEEIQTLLKKAVAHCPCPAGPTAHSAHPEPRGAATKGQGLNAEVTSKGRRDLPLQHPLGLDSSPKSCWPPWAPRVGRNRNFLVGPQTREAGQAVEAEDGEGPREPLDPAPERSLATLFSWQRLARQGQSPRPTGGSFSSEGTDSQTSLEDSPQTSPPASL, from the exons GCCCCCTACGCACACTGCCTCTTCCTGCACGAGGGCTGGCCGCTGTGCCTGCGGGGCAAGGTCGTGCTCCACCTGGCACCCCTCAGTCCCCTCTCATTGCGTGAGGGCGACTTCTACCTCCAGGTTGAGCCCCGGGAGGAGCAGGCCGTCTGCATCACGGTCAAGCGCCTCTCCTCGGACCTCCGCACGGTGGACACGAAGCCTGTTCCCGTGTCATCCTACCCTCTCATCTTCACCCCAGCGTGGCTGGAGGCCATCAACAGTGACTTTGAGGGAAGTCCCCTACGCAACTGCCTGGTAGCTTCAGAAGATGGGATTGTCCCTGTGCCCTGGACCAAGATAACCTGCCCAGAGTTTGTGGATGACAGACCCCAGGAAGTGGATGTCCTTTCCCCGGCCTGGGGGTCCCTTCAAATAGAGGCCCTCGATTTGAGCAGCCCTCGAGAGCTGCACCAGACCACGTCTCCAGGCAGCCAGGTGCTGCTTGCCCGGAGCTCGGCCAAGGGTAAAGACAGGATGTACGGGAACAAGTACCCGGGGCTCATCAAGGTGGAACAAGCCGGGCCCGGGGAGGCGGCCTTCAGGATGGATGATGTGGCCAGCCAGGACTTGGAGGGGGACTATGTGGCCCTCCTGGACTTTCCCCTGCAGAGCAGAGGAGGGTCTCCCAGTCGGGAGGTGGGGAAATGCCATGGGTGTCCCTTTGGGGCGCTGGAGGAGGCATCTGGAAGTAAGGGAATGCCCGTCTCTCAAAGAATGCTGCCTCTCTCAGGGGCCAGTGGGGGgccttccttggaaaaatgggCTTGTGCGGAGCTGTCAAGCTCAGAGCAGGAGCCCTGCATTTTGGACTCCAGGAAAAAGGTCAACCATCAAGCTACCACCAACAACTCAGCACGCCAGCCCCAAGAGCCCGACTGCAACGTTCTTGGGAACCCACTGCACTGTGCCTCTGGCCTCGAGGCAGGTGTCGCAGAAAAGCCAGCTGTCTCCAAGATGCAGGGACCTCTGGGAAACCTGGAGAATATGGTCCAGCTCAGGCCTGGACCAAAACAAGCATCTTCTCCTCGGCTCCGCccagctgctcctgctgctccagcCCCTGAAACCAAGATGGGAGAGGGGGCCACACAGGTCAGTGGGAGGCTCCCCAAGGCCGTGACGGGCCCCAGTAGAAACACCTCCTCTTCCAGATCCCCCACTCCTGGGCTCAAATTCTCGTTCTTGAAGGGGCAGAGGCAAGCCCCGGAGAAAGCCTCGCTCCAGCACGACCGGCCTTGGAAAGTCTTGTGTTCGCTCCACTCGCCCACGCCCCCCCGAGCCAGGTGCTCGGGGAAAG CTGGAACATCTCATACCAAAACATCTGGCCTGGCCACTGACTCAGGCCCACTGACTGGGGAAAAAACTGGCTTCCCAGAAGCTTCGACAGGCCCTCCAGAAAGAGGCCGCCCTCCGGATGCGGAGCCGCCAGGACCTGAACCAGGGATTGGGGCTCTGAGTGTGGAAGTCCTCCATTCTGGGATAGCATGCCTGCCAG GTGGTCGGGACAAGGCGGGGCGGCCCTTGCTTCTGATGTCGACCACCCAGGGGGCCTGGGAGGCGCCATGGTGCACGGCCTCAGAGGTCACCAAACTGCTCTCCTACTTGTGCACTGTCCCCAG GCCTGAAGAGAAGGCCAAGGGGCTGGCAGTTGTGATTGACGCCAGGAGCCAGCCCCCGCATCCCGGTCTGGTCAGTGCCCTGCAGGCCACCCAG GCTCTGCCCCCGGCCTCCATCCGGGCCCTGCTCTTCCTGGGGGAGAAGGAGGCCGCTCTCCAGCTGCGGGCGTTACCCGACATCCAG GTAGAGGTGCTGACCTCACTGAAGGCCCTCAGCCACCATGTGGCCCCCAGCCAGCTGCCCGCAGCCCTGGACGGCCCCTTCCCCTACTGCCACAGCCAGTGGGTGCAGCTCTTCCAG AGGTTGGACCCTTTCCTTGCTGGGCTCCGCCgggcctcctccctcctgcaGGCCTCCATCAAGGAGTTTGAGAGGCGCGACCCCCCTGGAGGGGTACAG GAGGCCTCCAGGTGTCTGAGCAGGTCCAAGGAGCTGATGGAGGCCGTGCTGAGGGACCCGGGCCTGCTGGGCCTCCAGCGGGAGGGCGGGGCCACCCTGGCCAGGCTGCAGCAGGAGGCCAGCAAGCTGGACTTCCACCCCGACGTCAG GAGTCATCTGGCTGAAGCCACTGCTCTGTACAGCCTCATGGACGAGCAGCTGCATGTCCTGGTCACCGCGTCCAACCACCTCCTGGGGAGGCTGGAGCTCCGCGTCCGCCTGGGCCGCCTGGAAGCTGCCATCCTCCAG gTCAGCAACTGGATGGAGCAGGAAGGAAGCCGGTGCCTGCGAGCGCTGACCCCCCGGGACGGAAGCCTGGAGACGGTGGAGCAGGCCCACGCCGCGTTTGAGGACTTCTTCCTGCAGGCTGCA GCCCAGTACCGGCGTGGCCTGGAGCTGTCTAAGCAGGCGGCCcagctgggagctgcaggagggGCCGGAGAGGCGGGAGGAGCCGAGCTCCCAGAGCTGGCCGCCTTCGCCGCCACCCAGCGGGCCTTCCAGGCTAAGCTGACCCACTTCTACATGGCGGCCGAGCGGCAGCGCACAGACCTGGAGACGCAGCTGCACCTACACCACTTCTGCAAGAGG ATGACCTGGTTCCACAGGGACTGTCAGGACCTGATGACGCAGCTCAGGCTGGGCAAGGCCCAAAGGACCAGCCCTGGGGACCAGCGCCGCCTGCACCGCTACCTGCAGCGACTGGCGTCCGAGTTCCCTGAGGAGAAGCTCACGGCCATGGGGCTGCAGGTGGCCTCCCTGAGCCGGGAAGGCCTGGGCCAGGACCTGTGGGAGGAGGCCTGGGTGAGACACGAGGAGATCCAGACCCTCCTGAAGAAGGCCGTGGCCCACTGTCCTTGCCCAGCGGGTCCCACTGCCCACTCGGCACACCCGGAGCCAAGAGGGGCAGCCACCAAGGGCCAGGGTCTGAATGCAGAGGTCACCTCTAAGGGAAGGCGGGACCTGCCCCTCCAGCACCCACTGGGCCTGGACAGTTCGCCCAAATCCTGTTGGCCTCCTTGGGCCCCCAGAGTGGGGCGCAACAGAAATTTCCTGGTGGGCCCCCAGACCAGGGAAGCTGGCCAGGCTGTAGAGGCTGAGGATGGCGAGGGCCCCCGTGAACCCCTTGATCCTGCCCCTGAACGGTCTCTTGCCACACTCTTCTCCTGGCAGCGGCTCGCCAGGCAGGGTCAGAGCCCCCGCCCCACTGGGGGCAGCTTCTCCTCAGAGGGGACAGACTCCCAGACGTCTCTGGAGGACTCGCCACAGACAAGTCCCCCAGCATCCCTCTAG
- the KIAA1755 gene encoding uncharacterized protein KIAA1755 homolog isoform X4: MDPPSLDTAIQHALAGLYPPFEATAPTILGQVFRLLDSDFRGDGLSFLLDFLIPAKRLCEQVREAACAPYAHCLFLHEGWPLCLRGKVVLHLAPLSPLSLREGDFYLQVEPREEQAVCITVKRLSSDLRTVDTKPVPVSSYPLIFTPAWLEAINSDFEGSPLRNCLVASEDGIVPVPWTKITCPEFVDDRPQEVDVLSPAWGSLQIEALDLSSPRELHQTTSPGSQVLLARSSAKGKDRMYGNKYPGLIKVEQAGPGEAAFRMDDVASQDLEGDYVALLDFPLQSRGGSPSREVGKCHGCPFGALEEASGSKGMPVSQRMLPLSGASGGPSLEKWACAELSSSEQEPCILDSRKKVNHQATTNNSARQPQEPDCNVLGNPLHCASGLEAGVAEKPAVSKMQGPLGNLENMVQLRPGPKQASSPRLRPAAPAAPAPETKMGEGATQVSGRLPKAVTGPSRNTSSSRSPTPGLKFSFLKGQRQAPEKASLQHDRPWKVLCSLHSPTPPRARCSGKAGTSHTKTSGLATDSGPLTGEKTGFPEASTGPPERGRPPDAEPPGPEPGIGALSVEVLHSGIACLPGGRDKAGRPLLLMSTTQGAWEAPWCTASEVTKLLSYLCTVPRGWTLSLLGSAGPPPSCRPPSRSLRGATPLEGYRSHLAEATALYSLMDEQLHVLVTASNHLLGRLELRVRLGRLEAAILQVSNWMEQEGSRCLRALTPRDGSLETVEQAHAAFEDFFLQAAAQYRRGLELSKQAAQLGAAGGAGEAGGAELPELAAFAATQRAFQAKLTHFYMAAERQRTDLETQLHLHHFCKRMTWFHRDCQDLMTQLRLGKAQRTSPGDQRRLHRYLQRLASEFPEEKLTAMGLQVASLSREGLGQDLWEEAWVRHEEIQTLLKKAVAHCPCPAGPTAHSAHPEPRGAATKGQGLNAEVTSKGRRDLPLQHPLGLDSSPKSCWPPWAPRVGRNRNFLVGPQTREAGQAVEAEDGEGPREPLDPAPERSLATLFSWQRLARQGQSPRPTGGSFSSEGTDSQTSLEDSPQTSPPASL, from the exons GACCCCCCATCCCTGGACACAGCCATCCAGCACGCCCTGGCGGGCCTCTATCCCCCTTTTGAGGCCACGGCGCCCACCATCCTCGGTCAAGTGTTCCGTCTCCTGGATTCTGACTTCCGGGGAGATGGGCTGAGCTTCCTCCTGGACTTCCTGATCCCTGCCAAGCGCCTGTGTGAGCAAGTGCGCGAAGCAGCCTGT GCCCCCTACGCACACTGCCTCTTCCTGCACGAGGGCTGGCCGCTGTGCCTGCGGGGCAAGGTCGTGCTCCACCTGGCACCCCTCAGTCCCCTCTCATTGCGTGAGGGCGACTTCTACCTCCAGGTTGAGCCCCGGGAGGAGCAGGCCGTCTGCATCACGGTCAAGCGCCTCTCCTCGGACCTCCGCACGGTGGACACGAAGCCTGTTCCCGTGTCATCCTACCCTCTCATCTTCACCCCAGCGTGGCTGGAGGCCATCAACAGTGACTTTGAGGGAAGTCCCCTACGCAACTGCCTGGTAGCTTCAGAAGATGGGATTGTCCCTGTGCCCTGGACCAAGATAACCTGCCCAGAGTTTGTGGATGACAGACCCCAGGAAGTGGATGTCCTTTCCCCGGCCTGGGGGTCCCTTCAAATAGAGGCCCTCGATTTGAGCAGCCCTCGAGAGCTGCACCAGACCACGTCTCCAGGCAGCCAGGTGCTGCTTGCCCGGAGCTCGGCCAAGGGTAAAGACAGGATGTACGGGAACAAGTACCCGGGGCTCATCAAGGTGGAACAAGCCGGGCCCGGGGAGGCGGCCTTCAGGATGGATGATGTGGCCAGCCAGGACTTGGAGGGGGACTATGTGGCCCTCCTGGACTTTCCCCTGCAGAGCAGAGGAGGGTCTCCCAGTCGGGAGGTGGGGAAATGCCATGGGTGTCCCTTTGGGGCGCTGGAGGAGGCATCTGGAAGTAAGGGAATGCCCGTCTCTCAAAGAATGCTGCCTCTCTCAGGGGCCAGTGGGGGgccttccttggaaaaatgggCTTGTGCGGAGCTGTCAAGCTCAGAGCAGGAGCCCTGCATTTTGGACTCCAGGAAAAAGGTCAACCATCAAGCTACCACCAACAACTCAGCACGCCAGCCCCAAGAGCCCGACTGCAACGTTCTTGGGAACCCACTGCACTGTGCCTCTGGCCTCGAGGCAGGTGTCGCAGAAAAGCCAGCTGTCTCCAAGATGCAGGGACCTCTGGGAAACCTGGAGAATATGGTCCAGCTCAGGCCTGGACCAAAACAAGCATCTTCTCCTCGGCTCCGCccagctgctcctgctgctccagcCCCTGAAACCAAGATGGGAGAGGGGGCCACACAGGTCAGTGGGAGGCTCCCCAAGGCCGTGACGGGCCCCAGTAGAAACACCTCCTCTTCCAGATCCCCCACTCCTGGGCTCAAATTCTCGTTCTTGAAGGGGCAGAGGCAAGCCCCGGAGAAAGCCTCGCTCCAGCACGACCGGCCTTGGAAAGTCTTGTGTTCGCTCCACTCGCCCACGCCCCCCCGAGCCAGGTGCTCGGGGAAAG CTGGAACATCTCATACCAAAACATCTGGCCTGGCCACTGACTCAGGCCCACTGACTGGGGAAAAAACTGGCTTCCCAGAAGCTTCGACAGGCCCTCCAGAAAGAGGCCGCCCTCCGGATGCGGAGCCGCCAGGACCTGAACCAGGGATTGGGGCTCTGAGTGTGGAAGTCCTCCATTCTGGGATAGCATGCCTGCCAG GTGGTCGGGACAAGGCGGGGCGGCCCTTGCTTCTGATGTCGACCACCCAGGGGGCCTGGGAGGCGCCATGGTGCACGGCCTCAGAGGTCACCAAACTGCTCTCCTACTTGTGCACTGTCCCCAG AGGTTGGACCCTTTCCTTGCTGGGCTCCGCCgggcctcctccctcctgcaGGCCTCCATCAAGGAGTTTGAGAGGCGCGACCCCCCTGGAGGGGTACAG GAGTCATCTGGCTGAAGCCACTGCTCTGTACAGCCTCATGGACGAGCAGCTGCATGTCCTGGTCACCGCGTCCAACCACCTCCTGGGGAGGCTGGAGCTCCGCGTCCGCCTGGGCCGCCTGGAAGCTGCCATCCTCCAG gTCAGCAACTGGATGGAGCAGGAAGGAAGCCGGTGCCTGCGAGCGCTGACCCCCCGGGACGGAAGCCTGGAGACGGTGGAGCAGGCCCACGCCGCGTTTGAGGACTTCTTCCTGCAGGCTGCA GCCCAGTACCGGCGTGGCCTGGAGCTGTCTAAGCAGGCGGCCcagctgggagctgcaggagggGCCGGAGAGGCGGGAGGAGCCGAGCTCCCAGAGCTGGCCGCCTTCGCCGCCACCCAGCGGGCCTTCCAGGCTAAGCTGACCCACTTCTACATGGCGGCCGAGCGGCAGCGCACAGACCTGGAGACGCAGCTGCACCTACACCACTTCTGCAAGAGG ATGACCTGGTTCCACAGGGACTGTCAGGACCTGATGACGCAGCTCAGGCTGGGCAAGGCCCAAAGGACCAGCCCTGGGGACCAGCGCCGCCTGCACCGCTACCTGCAGCGACTGGCGTCCGAGTTCCCTGAGGAGAAGCTCACGGCCATGGGGCTGCAGGTGGCCTCCCTGAGCCGGGAAGGCCTGGGCCAGGACCTGTGGGAGGAGGCCTGGGTGAGACACGAGGAGATCCAGACCCTCCTGAAGAAGGCCGTGGCCCACTGTCCTTGCCCAGCGGGTCCCACTGCCCACTCGGCACACCCGGAGCCAAGAGGGGCAGCCACCAAGGGCCAGGGTCTGAATGCAGAGGTCACCTCTAAGGGAAGGCGGGACCTGCCCCTCCAGCACCCACTGGGCCTGGACAGTTCGCCCAAATCCTGTTGGCCTCCTTGGGCCCCCAGAGTGGGGCGCAACAGAAATTTCCTGGTGGGCCCCCAGACCAGGGAAGCTGGCCAGGCTGTAGAGGCTGAGGATGGCGAGGGCCCCCGTGAACCCCTTGATCCTGCCCCTGAACGGTCTCTTGCCACACTCTTCTCCTGGCAGCGGCTCGCCAGGCAGGGTCAGAGCCCCCGCCCCACTGGGGGCAGCTTCTCCTCAGAGGGGACAGACTCCCAGACGTCTCTGGAGGACTCGCCACAGACAAGTCCCCCAGCATCCCTCTAG
- the KIAA1755 gene encoding uncharacterized protein KIAA1755 homolog isoform X6, which yields MDPPSLDTAIQHALAGLYPPFEATAPTILGQVFRLLDSDFRGDGLSFLLDFLIPAKRLCEQVREAACAPYAHCLFLHEGWPLCLRGKVVLHLAPLSPLSLREGDFYLQVEPREEQAVCITVKRLSSDLRTVDTKPVPVSSYPLIFTPAWLEAINSDFEGSPLRNCLVASEDGIVPVPWTKITCPEFVDDRPQEVDVLSPAWGSLQIEALDLSSPRELHQTTSPGSQVLLARSSAKGKDRMYGNKYPGLIKVEQAGPGEAAFRMDDVASQDLEGDYVALLDFPLQSRGGSPSREVGKCHGCPFGALEEASGSKGMPVSQRMLPLSGASGGPSLEKWACAELSSSEQEPCILDSRKKVNHQATTNNSARQPQEPDCNVLGNPLHCASGLEAGVAEKPAVSKMQGPLGNLENMVQLRPGPKQASSPRLRPAAPAAPAPETKMGEGATQVSGRLPKAVTGPSRNTSSSRSPTPGLKFSFLKGQRQAPEKASLQHDRPWKVLCSLHSPTPPRARCSGKAGTSHTKTSGLATDSGPLTGEKTGFPEASTGPPERGRPPDAEPPGPEPGIGALSVEVLHSGIACLPGGRDKAGRPLLLMSTTQGAWEAPWCTASEVTKLLSYLCTVPRPEEKAKGLAVVIDARSQPPHPGLVSALQATQALPPASIRALLFLGEKEAALQLRALPDIQVEVLTSLKALSHHVAPSQLPAALDGPFPYCHSQWVQLFQRLDPFLAGLRRASSLLQASIKEFERRDPPGGVQEASRCLSRSKELMEAVLRDPGLLGLQREGGATLARLQQEASKLDFHPDVRSHLAEATALYSLMDEQLHVLVTASNHLLGRLELRVRLGRLEAAILQVSNWMEQEGSRCLRALTPRDGSLETVEQAHAAFEDFFLQAAAQYRRGLELSKQAAQLGAAGGAGEAGGAELPELAAFAATQRAFQAKLTHFYMAAERQRTDLETQLHLHHFCKRMRKLRPKDGRTLPKATQLEEGRAGI from the exons GACCCCCCATCCCTGGACACAGCCATCCAGCACGCCCTGGCGGGCCTCTATCCCCCTTTTGAGGCCACGGCGCCCACCATCCTCGGTCAAGTGTTCCGTCTCCTGGATTCTGACTTCCGGGGAGATGGGCTGAGCTTCCTCCTGGACTTCCTGATCCCTGCCAAGCGCCTGTGTGAGCAAGTGCGCGAAGCAGCCTGT GCCCCCTACGCACACTGCCTCTTCCTGCACGAGGGCTGGCCGCTGTGCCTGCGGGGCAAGGTCGTGCTCCACCTGGCACCCCTCAGTCCCCTCTCATTGCGTGAGGGCGACTTCTACCTCCAGGTTGAGCCCCGGGAGGAGCAGGCCGTCTGCATCACGGTCAAGCGCCTCTCCTCGGACCTCCGCACGGTGGACACGAAGCCTGTTCCCGTGTCATCCTACCCTCTCATCTTCACCCCAGCGTGGCTGGAGGCCATCAACAGTGACTTTGAGGGAAGTCCCCTACGCAACTGCCTGGTAGCTTCAGAAGATGGGATTGTCCCTGTGCCCTGGACCAAGATAACCTGCCCAGAGTTTGTGGATGACAGACCCCAGGAAGTGGATGTCCTTTCCCCGGCCTGGGGGTCCCTTCAAATAGAGGCCCTCGATTTGAGCAGCCCTCGAGAGCTGCACCAGACCACGTCTCCAGGCAGCCAGGTGCTGCTTGCCCGGAGCTCGGCCAAGGGTAAAGACAGGATGTACGGGAACAAGTACCCGGGGCTCATCAAGGTGGAACAAGCCGGGCCCGGGGAGGCGGCCTTCAGGATGGATGATGTGGCCAGCCAGGACTTGGAGGGGGACTATGTGGCCCTCCTGGACTTTCCCCTGCAGAGCAGAGGAGGGTCTCCCAGTCGGGAGGTGGGGAAATGCCATGGGTGTCCCTTTGGGGCGCTGGAGGAGGCATCTGGAAGTAAGGGAATGCCCGTCTCTCAAAGAATGCTGCCTCTCTCAGGGGCCAGTGGGGGgccttccttggaaaaatgggCTTGTGCGGAGCTGTCAAGCTCAGAGCAGGAGCCCTGCATTTTGGACTCCAGGAAAAAGGTCAACCATCAAGCTACCACCAACAACTCAGCACGCCAGCCCCAAGAGCCCGACTGCAACGTTCTTGGGAACCCACTGCACTGTGCCTCTGGCCTCGAGGCAGGTGTCGCAGAAAAGCCAGCTGTCTCCAAGATGCAGGGACCTCTGGGAAACCTGGAGAATATGGTCCAGCTCAGGCCTGGACCAAAACAAGCATCTTCTCCTCGGCTCCGCccagctgctcctgctgctccagcCCCTGAAACCAAGATGGGAGAGGGGGCCACACAGGTCAGTGGGAGGCTCCCCAAGGCCGTGACGGGCCCCAGTAGAAACACCTCCTCTTCCAGATCCCCCACTCCTGGGCTCAAATTCTCGTTCTTGAAGGGGCAGAGGCAAGCCCCGGAGAAAGCCTCGCTCCAGCACGACCGGCCTTGGAAAGTCTTGTGTTCGCTCCACTCGCCCACGCCCCCCCGAGCCAGGTGCTCGGGGAAAG CTGGAACATCTCATACCAAAACATCTGGCCTGGCCACTGACTCAGGCCCACTGACTGGGGAAAAAACTGGCTTCCCAGAAGCTTCGACAGGCCCTCCAGAAAGAGGCCGCCCTCCGGATGCGGAGCCGCCAGGACCTGAACCAGGGATTGGGGCTCTGAGTGTGGAAGTCCTCCATTCTGGGATAGCATGCCTGCCAG GTGGTCGGGACAAGGCGGGGCGGCCCTTGCTTCTGATGTCGACCACCCAGGGGGCCTGGGAGGCGCCATGGTGCACGGCCTCAGAGGTCACCAAACTGCTCTCCTACTTGTGCACTGTCCCCAG GCCTGAAGAGAAGGCCAAGGGGCTGGCAGTTGTGATTGACGCCAGGAGCCAGCCCCCGCATCCCGGTCTGGTCAGTGCCCTGCAGGCCACCCAG GCTCTGCCCCCGGCCTCCATCCGGGCCCTGCTCTTCCTGGGGGAGAAGGAGGCCGCTCTCCAGCTGCGGGCGTTACCCGACATCCAG GTAGAGGTGCTGACCTCACTGAAGGCCCTCAGCCACCATGTGGCCCCCAGCCAGCTGCCCGCAGCCCTGGACGGCCCCTTCCCCTACTGCCACAGCCAGTGGGTGCAGCTCTTCCAG AGGTTGGACCCTTTCCTTGCTGGGCTCCGCCgggcctcctccctcctgcaGGCCTCCATCAAGGAGTTTGAGAGGCGCGACCCCCCTGGAGGGGTACAG GAGGCCTCCAGGTGTCTGAGCAGGTCCAAGGAGCTGATGGAGGCCGTGCTGAGGGACCCGGGCCTGCTGGGCCTCCAGCGGGAGGGCGGGGCCACCCTGGCCAGGCTGCAGCAGGAGGCCAGCAAGCTGGACTTCCACCCCGACGTCAG GAGTCATCTGGCTGAAGCCACTGCTCTGTACAGCCTCATGGACGAGCAGCTGCATGTCCTGGTCACCGCGTCCAACCACCTCCTGGGGAGGCTGGAGCTCCGCGTCCGCCTGGGCCGCCTGGAAGCTGCCATCCTCCAG gTCAGCAACTGGATGGAGCAGGAAGGAAGCCGGTGCCTGCGAGCGCTGACCCCCCGGGACGGAAGCCTGGAGACGGTGGAGCAGGCCCACGCCGCGTTTGAGGACTTCTTCCTGCAGGCTGCA GCCCAGTACCGGCGTGGCCTGGAGCTGTCTAAGCAGGCGGCCcagctgggagctgcaggagggGCCGGAGAGGCGGGAGGAGCCGAGCTCCCAGAGCTGGCCGCCTTCGCCGCCACCCAGCGGGCCTTCCAGGCTAAGCTGACCCACTTCTACATGGCGGCCGAGCGGCAGCGCACAGACCTGGAGACGCAGCTGCACCTACACCACTTCTGCAAGAGG atgcggaaactgaggcccaaagacgGAAGGactttgcccaaggccacacagctggaggaaggaagagctgggatttga